Proteins from a single region of Ziziphus jujuba cultivar Dongzao chromosome 1, ASM3175591v1:
- the LOC125418365 gene encoding uncharacterized protein LOC125418365, whose amino-acid sequence MSAIWFALKKSLLCKPQLSDVYDPNLSGNLHNVDSASSIAERSTCSRCISNSKYVIWRSKRHIENPSRCSAKITPKSCVMKAQKSNTEGNQVPSNISGAGASEPEGYQMVSSSFEFQIPAELLRKWDEQYKDLDAVEADHVSRHAVTELGEEDSSRRIVEIICQTGCIESETNTKEQRIERILKVQNMQKILDWFEEYREVVKMKARTEPDKNPRCLVDGNELLRFYGTTISCSIGMNGSYGPCTSDSCGACRILRDGFSTNKNLHGWLGIFTLSTSQNALKYIEHNGEGKSLRKALFVCRVIAGRVHRPQEKVQEFTGSEFESLAWKLEPHSNVEELYVLNPRALLPCFMVIFKH is encoded by the exons ATGTCTGCTATTTGGTTTGCTCTCAAAAAATCACTACTCTGCAAACCTCAGCTGTCTGATGTATATGATCCAAACCTCAGTGGTAATCTTCACAACGTTGATTCTGCAAGTTCAATAGCAGAGAGGTCTACTTGCAGCAGATGCATATCGAATTCTAAATATGTCATTTGGCGAAGCAAGAGACACATTGAGAACCCATCTCGTTGCAGTGCAAAAATCACGCCAAAAAGCTGTGTAATGAAGGCCCAGAAAAGCAACACTGAAGGCAATCAAGTGCCTTCGAACATTTCCGGTGCCGGAGCTTCAGAACCTGAAGGTTATCAAATGGTGTCCAGCTCTTTTGAATTCCAAATACCAGCTGAGCTCTTAAGGAAATGGGATGAGCAATATAAAGACTTGGATGCTGTTGAAGCAGATCATGTATCTAGACATGCAG TCACCGAGCTAGGTGAAGAAGACTCGTCGAGGAGGATTGTGGAAATAATATGTCAAACAGGTTGCATTGAGTCTGAGACCAACACTAAAGAACAGAGGATTGAGAGGATTTTGAAGGTTCAAAACATGCAAAAAATCCTTGATTGGTTTGAAGAATATAGAGAAGTGGTGAAAATGAAAGCTAGAACAGAACCAGATAAAAACCCTCGTTGCCTGGTTGATGGGAATGAGCTCTTGAGGTTCTATGGCACAACCATATCATGCTCAATCGGCATGAATGGCTCTTATGGTCCATGCACTTCGGATAGCTGCGGTGCTTGTCGTATTCTAAGAGATGGGTTTTCCACCAATAAGAATTTGCATGGTTGGCTTGGGATTTTTACCTTGTCGACGAGTCAAAATGCTCTAAAATATATTGAACACAATGGAGAAGGCAAATCTCTCAGGAAAGCTTTATTTGTATGCAGAGTAATCGCTGGGAGGGTTCATAGGCCACAGGAAAAAGTTCAAGAATTTACTGGTTCCGAGTTCGAGTCATTGGCTTGGAAATTGGAGCCTCATTCGAACGTTGAAGAACTCTATGTACTAAATCCCAGAGCTCTACTCCCTTGCTTTATGGTAATTTTCAAACACTGA
- the LOC107421422 gene encoding anthocyanidin reductase ((2S)-flavan-3-ol-forming) produces MATQPIVKKTACVVGGSGFVASLLIKLLLGKGYAVNTTVRNPDNEKKISHLKALQSLGELKIFGADLTEEGSFDAPVAGCDLVFHVATPVNFASEDPENDMIKPAVQGVLNVLNACAKAKTVKRVVLTSSAAAVSINTLKGTDLVVDETNWTDVEFLSTQKPPTWGYPVSKTLAEKAAWKFAEENKIELITVIPSLMTGASLTPDIPSSIQLGASLLTGNEFLINAMKGMHMLSGSISITHVEDVCQAHIFLAEKESASGRYVCCAINTSVPELAKFLNKRYPQYQVPTDFGDFPSKPKLIISSEKLIKEGFSFKYGIEDIYDQTVEYIKAKGLLKH; encoded by the exons ATGGCCACCCAACCAATCGTCAAGAAGACTGCGTGCGTTGTCGGCGGCAGCGGTTTTGTAGCGTCTCTACTGATCAAGCTATTGCTTGGGAAGGGCTATGCCGTCAATACCACTGTCAGAAACCCTG ACAATGAGAAAAAGATATCACACCTCAAAGCACTGCAATCTTTGGGCGAGCTTAAAATATTTGGTGCTGATCTAACTGAGGAGGGAAGTTTTGATGCCCCTGTAGCAGGTTGTGACCTTGTCTTCCATGTTGCAACCCCAGTCAACTTTGCCTCAGAGGACCCAGAG AATGACATGATCAAGCCGGCGGTCCAAGGTGTACTAAATGTTCTGAATGCTTGTGCAAAAGCTAAAACAGTCAAACGTGTGGTCTTGACATCTTCAGCAGCAGCTGTATCAATCAATACGCTTAAAGGGACAGATTTGGTCGTGGATGAAACCAATTGGACTGACGTCGAGTTTTTGAGTACACAGAAACCACCTACCTGG GGCTATCCAGTCTCCAAGACATTAGCAGAGAAGGCAGCATGGAAATTCgctgaagaaaataaaattgaacttATCACTGTGATCCCTTCTCTTATGACTGGTGCTTCTCTCACACCAGACATCCCAAGCAGCATTCAACTAGGAGCATCTTTACTGACAG GAAATGAGTTCCTCATAAATGCTATGAAAGGTATGCATATGCTATCAGGTTCTATCTCCATTACACATGTGGAGGATGTTTGCCAAGCTCATATATTTTTGGCCGAGAAAGAATCTGCTTCTGGTCGTTACGTATGCTGTGCTATCAACACCAGTGTTCCCGAGCTAGCAAAGTTCCTAAACAAAAGATATCCACAGTACCAAGTCCCCACTGA TTTTGGAGATTTCCCATCCAAGCCCAAGTTAATTATCTCTTCTGAGAAGCTAATCAAGGAAGGATTCAGTTTTAAGTACGGGATTGAAGATATATACGACCAGACTGTGGAGTACATTAAGGCTAAGGGGCTGCTCAAGCACTAA